In the genome of Eschrichtius robustus isolate mEscRob2 chromosome 2, mEscRob2.pri, whole genome shotgun sequence, the window GGTCGAAAATCTAGAAGTAAAAATTAACGAAATTGCTTTGCCCGGAACACGTTATCCACTCCCAGACGCTGTTGACCCCGATGTGGGCTTGAATTCCCTGCAGAGCTATCAGCTCAGCCCCAATCACCACTTCTCCCTGGACGTGCAAACTGGGGACGACGGAACTATAAGCCCAGAGCTGGTGCTGGAGCGCGCCCTGGACCGCGAGGAGGACGCTGCTCACCATCTGGTCCTCGTCGCCTCCGATGGCGGCGAACCGCGTCGCTCCAGCACAGTGCACATCCGAGTGACAGTGTTGGATACAAACGACAATGCCCCGGTTTTTGCTCAACCGGTTTACCGAGTGAAAGTCCCAGAGAACGTGCCCCCGGGCACCCGGCTGCTTACTGTAAGCGCTAGCGACCCGGATGAGGGAACCAACGGAGAAGTGGCTTATAAATTCTGGAAAATTAGTGAAAAACAATCTCCGTTATTCCAGCTTAATGGAAATACTGGCGAAATATCAACAGCAAAGAGTTTAGATTATGAAGAATGTGCATTTTATGACATGGAAATACAGGCTGAAGATGGTGGGGCATTGAAAGATCGGACCAAAGTGCTCATTTCAGTGGAAGATGTCAATGACAATAGACCTGAAGTGACCATTACATCTTTGTTTAGTCCAGTGAGGGAAGATGCTCCTCAAGGAACAGTAATTGTTCTTTTCAATGCACATGACCGAGACTCTGGGAAGAATGGCCAAGTTGTCTGTTCCATCAAGGAGATTCTACCTTTTCAATTAGAAAAGTCAGTAGAAGATTATTATAGATTGTTGACAGTCCAAAATCTTGACCGAGAAAAAACCTCTGAATATAACATCACAGTGACCGCAACAGACAGAGGAACACCATCCCTGTCCATGGAAATTGACATCACCCTGCACGTGGTCGACGTCAACGACAATCCACCCTCCTTCTCTCAAACCTCCTACTCAGTCTATCTCCCTGAGAACAACCTTAGAAGCACCTCCATCTTCTCGGTGACAGCCCACGACCCCGACAGCAATGAGAACGCTCGGGTTGTTTACTCCTTAGTCGAAGACACCATCCAAGGGGCGCCTCTCTCCTCCTATGTCTCCATCAACTCCAACACTGGTGTGCTATACGCGCTGCACTCCTTCGACTATGAGCAATTTCGCGATCTTCAAATGCAGGTGAGGGCAAGCGACAGCGGGGACCCACCTCTCAGCAGCAACGTGTCACTGAGCTTGTTCGTGCTGGACCAGAACGACAACATGCCAGAAATCCTGTACCCCATGCTTCCCACCGATGGCTCCACGGGTGTGGAGCTGGCACCACGCTCCGCAGAGCCCGGATACCTGGTTACCAAGGTGGTGGCAGTGGACAGAGACTCGGGCCAGAACGCCTGGCTGTCCTACCGCCTGCTCAAGGCCAGCGAGCCAAGTCTCTTCGCGGTGGGGCTGCACACGGGCGAGGTGCGCACAGCGCGGGCCCTGCTGGACAGAGACGCGCTCAAGCAGAGCCTGGTGGTGGCGGTCCAGGACCACGGGCAGCCCCCTCTCTCTGCCACTGTTTCGCTCACCGTGGCCGTGGCTGACAGCATCCCCGACATCCTCGCTGAACTAGGCAGCCTTGAGTCTCCCGCCAGCCCTGACGACTCAGGCCTCACACTGTACCTGGTGGTGGCGGTGGCCGCGGTCTCCTGCGTCTTCCTCGCGTTTGTCATTGTGCTGCTGGCGCTCAGGCTGAGGCGCTGGCACACGTCGCATCTGCTCCAGGCTTCAGGAGGCGGGTTAGCGGGTGTGCCCACGTCTCACTTCGTGGGCGTGGACGGGGTGCGGGCTTTCCTGCAGACCTATTCCCACGAGGCCTGGCTCACCGCTGACTCGCGGCAGAGTCACGTGATCTTCCCGCAGCCCAACTACGCGGACACGCTTGTCAGCCAGGAGAGCTGTGAGAAAAGCGAGCCTTTGTGCGCTTCAGATGATTCCAGGTTTCCTATAGAAGACACCCCTTTGGTTCCAGTGAGTTCAatttttcctttactttaaaaaaaaaattggttttctATTTAAGTATTGGCACTTTAGGATAAGTTGATATTAACATATTTCTCACTGTAAATATTTCTCACTGTTAACAATTTCTCGTTTAAATTTTCACTGGGCCTAATTTTTGCTCTAACATCTATAGGAGGCATTTTTTGGTTACATCGTTGATATAATTTTTGCTTTCTCATAATGATTAACCTAAGGTCAGTGAAAACCTTCCTCTTGGGACTGCTCTCATTATCAGGCATTGGGCGTGGCTCTTTGGGTGAGGTTGCTTCAGTGATTACCACGGTTCACTACTAATTCTTAGGACTGGTTTCCATTCCTGAAATTTGTTACTATTGTTATCTCCAATGGCCACATTGTGAAATTCTTACTCTAAAAACATTTCTGCAGCCGATGCTATTTTTGTAAGGGTAAATTAATAAGAAATGCATTCTTCTTGGAAAAACAACTGAAAGCCCAGACTCAGtacttcttttctgtttctgtgacagGACAACACCCCTTAGAGGTGACGTGTTTCCGTTCACATGTTTGTAGAGGTTGTTTTCATTTAAAGATCATTTCGGAGGATAATTCGAACTTCAAATATCATCCATTTCCAAATCCTAGAAAGGGatgctttattcttttaatagtgaaaaatttTAACATCATTTGTTCTCATCCTCAGAGCTGTTGATTTCCTAACACTATAATATCAGATTATTAATAATTTGAAACCTCCTATAGTTTATGCTTGCTGAAGAGGGGTTTCTTAGACTGGACCCTGTGAGAAGACAAAacataggaaataaaaattattcttcaaCTGTTTTTTATGGCTCAATCCTCCAACTTTTGAGGCTAGAAATAAGTCTGGTTATGAGAGATGATTTAGGAAAATATTCTCAGGAACTGCTATGGAGATTCTAAGAATATTTTACTGGCTTTTAGACATAAGGAAAAGAATAATGTATTATGTAATGTGATTTTAAACACAATGTTATTTCAAGTAATAAATGGCATTGTAGGAGACTTTGAAAATAAGCTTTGAAATTGACTCAAAATTCTATTCTGAACATGCTGAATATGAGGGCTAACATGTCTGGAAATCCATTATGACATACAGacattataattatttcaaatactCTTTATTCCTAAGCTAGTAGGAAAAAAGCAAAGCATCCTTCAGGGTCATATTTTTAACCATGCAGTAGGAAAACTGTCACTTAAAGTTTCTGTCTTGGGGAGTAACCTTTAGTACTTagtatacataaatattaaaatatggttaatttggaaaaaatgtaATAACAGATATGGACAAAGGCTTGTATGTCATGGTAGGTAACTACTAGTCTCTGCCATAAAAATGTCACTTGCCTTTAAAAACAGAACACAAGGTTCTTTGGATCGATGACTGGGCAGACTGGAAAATGCTGAGTTCCAGTTTTCTTAAATGAGGCAGGACTTTTGCATTGGTAAcagattatataatataataggcTTAAGGATAAAATTCTTCCTCATCTTCGTGTCTTGTCTTTAAAGAAGAGGTAATTAAAATATCTTGGATTTGCTTCAAGATAATGAGAGAATTAAATAAAGAGTAAGCAAAGATGACCTTGTGTTGATCATCGTTGTAGTTGGGTGATGGGTATATGAAGGTTCAATAATAAGGCTCCCTACTTTTGTataagtttgaaattttccacCATAAATTTCTTGAAAAACTAAGTATGCAGCCATCTGCCGTATACTCTGTTAAAACTGAAATTTGGGGCAATtacataactatatatatatacacacacacattctggaGAGAAATTGTATTCAAGACGAAAATGTCAGACTGCGGTTCCACACGAGGCCTCTGGGCGCCGCTGTCGGCCAGTGCAGGGCAAGCGCTGACGCTCGGGATTCCTCAGCCTCCAGTCCGGGATTTCCTGCGCAGCCACCAACACAGAGAGAGGGAAATCTGCTCACGCACTCAGGCTCCTGGCCGGGAAGGCTCTGCCCAGCACAAACGGATTCCCAGCTCCGCCTGTCCTGGGCCGAAAGCTCTTCCAGTGACGCCGTGGATTGCATTTTCTTTGGCTTTCCGGAAAGACTGGGACCCAGCGAGAACTACAGCGCGCAATGGGAGGGAGCTGCACGCAGAGACGTCCGGCCGGCCGGCGGCAGGTACTGTTTCCCTTCCTGCTGCCTTTGTTCTACCCCGCGCTCTGCGAGCAGATCCGCTACTCCATTCCCGAGGAGCTGGCCAAGGGCTCTGTGGTAGGGAATCTCGCCAAGGATCTAGGGCTCAGTGTCCTGGATGTGTCGGCTCGAAAGTTGCGAGTTAGCGCTGAGAAGCTGCTTTTCAACGTAGACGCGGAGAGTGGGGACTTACTTGTGAAGGACCGAATAGACCGTGAGCAGATATGTAAAGAGAGAAGAAGGTGTGAATTGCAGTTGGAGGCCGTGGTGGAaaatcctttaaatatttttcatatcatCGTGGTTGTTGAGGATATTAATGACCATGCTCCTCAATTCGataaaaaggaaatacatttaGAAATTTTTGAATCTGTATCTTCAGGTGCACGAATATCCCTTGACCCTGCCACTGACCCTGATATAAACACAAACTCAGTTAAAGATTATCAGTTAAGTCCTAACCCTTATTTCTCATTAATGGTTAGAGTTAATTCCGATGGTGGCAAATACCCAGAGTTATCTTTGGAGAAACCCCTAGACCGGGAAGAGCAGCGGTCCCATAGTTTGATATTGACTGCCTTGGATGGAGGGGGCCCGCCACGAAGTGCCACCGCTCATATAGAAATATCTGTCAAGGACACCAATGATAACCCCCCAGTGTTCAGCAAAGACGAATATAGAATCAGCGTTAGTGAAAATCTACCCCCTGGGTCCTCCGTGTTGCTGGTGACAGCCACTGACCAGGATGAGGGGGCCAATGCTGAAATACACTACTACTTCAGGAGCACTGCTCAGAGTACAAGGCACATGTTCTCACTGGATGAGAAAACAGGCCTGATTAAGAATAACCAGTCATTGGATTTTGAGGATATAGAAAGATACACCATGGAAGTGGAAGCAAAGGACGGAGGTGGTCTCTCTACCCAATGTAAAGTAATCATAGATATCCTAGATGAAAACGACAACAGTCCAGAAATAATCATCACTTCTCTCTCTGATGAGATTTTGGAGGGTTCTCTTCCAGGAATGGTTGTTGCCCTCTTCAAAACACGGGACCGGGATTCCGGAGGAAATGGAGAAGTCACCTGTCATATAGGAAGAGATGTTCCGTTCAAGATTTATTCTTCTTCTAATAATTACTACAAGCTGGTGACAGATGGGGCCCTAGACCGAGAGCAGACTCTGGAATACAGCGTCACCATCACAGCCACTGACAGGGGCAAGCCACCCCTCTCCAGCAGCACTACCATCACTCTGCACATCACGGACATCAACGACAACGCTCCGATTTTCCACCAAGCCTTCTACGTGGTCCACGTGGCAGAAAACAACCCGCCCGGCGCCTCCATCGCCCAAGTTAGCGCTTCAGATCCAGACTTGGGGCCCAACGGCCACGTCTCCTACTCCATCGTGGCCAGCGACCTGGAGCCGCGCGCGCTGTCGTCCTACGTGTCCGTGAGCGCGCAGAGCGGCGTGGTGTTCGCGCAGCGCGCCTTCGACCACGAGCAGCTGCGCGCCTTCGAGCTGACGCTGCAGGCCCGCGACCACGGCTCGCCCGCGCTCAGCGCCAACGTGAGCCTGCGCGTGCTGGTGGGCGACCGCAACGACAACGCGCCCAGGGTGCTGTACCCGGCGCTGGGGCCCGACGGCTCGGCGCTCTTCGACACGGTGCCGCGCGCCGCGCAGCCCGGCTACCTGGTCACCAAGGTGGTGGCGGTGGACGCCGACTCTGGACACAACGCCTGGCTGTCCTACCACGTGCTGCAGGCCAGCGAGCCCGGCCTCTTCAGCGTGGGGCTGCGCACGGGCGAGGTGCGCACGGCGCGGGTCCTGGGCGACAGGGACGCGGCCCGCCAGCGCCTGCTGGTTGCTGTGCGCGATGGGGGACAGCCGCCCCTCTCGGCCACCGCCACGCTGCTCCTGGTTTTCGCGGACAGCCTGCAGGAGGCGCTGCCGGACCTCAGTGACCACCCTGAGCCCACTGACCCCCAGGCTGAGCTGCGGTTTTACCTGGTGGTGGCCTTGGCCTTGATCTCAGTGCTCTTCCTCCTCGCGGTGATTCTGGCCATTGCCCCACACCTTCGTTGCTCTTCCAGCCCCTCTGCCTGGGGCTGCTTTCAGCCTGGTGTCTGTGTCAAGTCTGGACCCGTGGTTCCCCCCAACTACAGTGAAGGAACTTTACCTTATTCCTACAATCTGTGCGTTGCCCATACTGGAAAGACAGAGTTTAATTTTCTAAGATGTAGTGATCCTTTGCATTCCACTCAAGACATAGTTTGTGGTGATTCTCCTGGGGCCTTAATTCCACTTCAGAGTGGGAATGATTTGACTTCACATCCTGAGACCTTAACACCGGtgagtttcatttttttgtcttctgtaacattctactatttttttcatattttgggcATACTATTTCATTCTTACATCTAGAATCATATTTAGAAAATACACAACTAATTACTGTTTTGTCTTCTCAATGTTCAGTTTTTGCTGAGTACATTTTCAAGACTTACATGGTTCATAAATTGCTctataattcagaaagaattGGAGATATCTTGTCAAGCTTAGATTAGCAAAACAGAGGCTGTGGTCTTGGCTTcttaccaaataaataaataaataaatttaaatgaataaataataacctATTCAAATCTGCTGAGATTTAAGTTGAAATTTCCATACCcaatttatatgttttttttaagtttaataataTTAGCTACGCATTAAATATCCAAGCAGGTGCTCATTTCAAAGAAACATGTAGTACAAATAATCTTGTATGTGCATTTGGgtatcttcatttattttaacaatttttaaaactgtaagcATTTGAGGGGGCATGGTGAGCGGATCCACGAATTCCTGAAATTGCATGTAAAGTTACAGATGTATGCATTTTTCTTGGTAGAGGAGTCAACACTTTGATTCCATTGCCAGGTTTTCTATGGGCCCAAAATCTTAATACTAACTACCCTAGAGGaatttttctcttcaatttttggtCTTTCTGgctttccttttacttttcttgGTGCTCAAATTGTACTCTTTCCCAATCCTGTTTTCTCTACATTGCAAGATAAGGAGTTTTCAAGAAAGCAAATGAAATGCTATTGTGTTCTGTgctcaatctctgtctctgaTTGTCTGATATACAATCTTTGAAGACAAAAGGTAAAATCTTTGAAGGGTTCTATACTTGGGGGCATAGGGACATAAACGTTTCTGAACAACCTGTTCTCTCTGCATGAAAGAATTCAACCTCCAAACTCCTCCTCTTTGAGGAAAGAACTACTACTGGGTTGGTGGGGATATACAACTGAAGATGTGTACGCCACTTTATTTTGGGCTTCCATACAACATGCAAAGAAGAGATTATTTATATAGGCATCAACGCCCTGGTGAAAACAGGTCATTTGACATAAATACGTATTTTTCAAAAACCTACATCACTATTTCTAACTccgttttttaaaattgtagcaCTTGTATGTATTTCTCTTCCCACTGCAATACAGACATGTTCCTTTTAGTTTGTGATTACCAGCTCAACTCATTTAAATAGGTCAAGTTAACTTCTAATAATATATGcctgtaataaaaatatatttttttcaaaaaattcattGAGGCTCAGGAAaactattttagaaaaattgaaaactttttacACAATCTTAATGCTaaacaaatataattaattaGTTGATTGatcaatctaaaatttaaaaattctaagtgaaattttaAGGGGTATATCTCATAGTCTCTGTATAAATGTCTACTAAACACAGGTGGACCATTTAAATCAGAATTTCAAATTAAATTGTAAGAATTTTCTGAATATAGCTAGAGGCTCATAGGAAAGAAAGTAAGCATTACTTACTTTTTAAAGTGGATATATTTCTATTGGGAAAATGAGTgttgcaaatatatatttaatcaaCTATTATCATTTAATACTTTGAGGtactttcattccattttattccaCCGAGTAAGAAAACTACAAATAGTAGTTGATTTAAGGATGTCAGTTGAGAAACCAAAGaagtaatgtaaaataaaataaaatatacaacaaaaaaTAGAGTAGCGTTTGTTTTCTATTGCATACACAGTGGGTGCAGTAACTTCTGAGGACTCTGAGCGCCGCTGTTCACCCACTAGGAGAGAACCGCAGCAAGCGCTCAATCCGGATTCTCAGGACTCCAACTACACAAAGCTCCACAGTTCCTGCAAACAGGCTCCAGGGATGCAGCGAAACTCAGTCCAGAATTTAAGGTGCGCAGGCTGCAGAgactccctgcagccagagaaagaaaaaggacccAGTCAAAACACACAGCGTGCCCAGTGAGGACTCAGCGAGAATTCCGTCACCAGACAACAATGGCCGCTCAAAGGAATAGCTCCGACCGCAGCGCGCTGGTCCAGCTCTGCCTTTTCCTCTGTATGCCGTGGCATGCCGAAGCTCGGCAGATCCGCTACTCCGTTCCCGAGGAGTTAGAGAAAGGCTCTTTTGTGGGCAGCATCTCCAAAGACCTGGGGCTGGAGCCCCGGGAGCTGGCGGAGCGCCGAGTCCGCATCGTCTCCAGAGGTAGGACGCAGCTCTTTGCTCTGAACCCGCGAAGCGGCAGCTTGGTCACTGCGGGCAGGATAGACCGGGAGGAGCTCTGCGCTCAGAACGAGCCGTGTCTGGTGAGTTTTAACATTCTTATGGAAGATAGGGTGAAACTTTTCGGAGTAGAAATAGAAGTAACTGATATCAACGATAATGCACCAAAATTCCAAGCAGAAAATCTagatgtaaaaattaatgaaaacgtcgCTCCAGGAATGCGTTTTCCTCTCCCGGAAGCTCTTGATCCGGATGTGGGCGTGAACTCCCTACAGAGCTACCAGCTCAGCTCCAATAAGCACTTCTCCCTAGCAGTTCAAAGCCGTGTCAATGGCGTTAAGTACCCAGAGCTGGTGCTGGAGCACGCCCTGGATCGCGAGGAAGAGGCAATGCACCATCTGGTCCTAACTGCCGTCGACGGGGGTGACCCTCTCCGATCTGGCACTGTCCTCATCAGTGTGACTGTTTTCGATACAAATGACAATGCTCCGGTCTTCAGTTTGTCCGAATACCGAGTGAGTGTTCCCGAGAACTTGCCTGTGGGTGCACAGCTGTTGACAGTCACCGCCACTGAC includes:
- the LOC137759615 gene encoding protocadherin gamma-A9 isoform X11 codes for the protein MAAPTNRLHHRRLVLLCLFLGRLWETGASQIRYSVPEETEEGYIVGNISKDLGLELRELAERGVRIVSRGRTQLFALNPRSGSLVTAGRIDREELCAQSARCLVNFKVLVEDRVQLHGIEIEVTDINDNNPKFQVENLEVKINEIALPGTRYPLPDAVDPDVGLNSLQSYQLSPNHHFSLDVQTGDDGTISPELVLERALDREEDAAHHLVLVASDGGEPRRSSTVHIRVTVLDTNDNAPVFAQPVYRVKVPENVPPGTRLLTVSASDPDEGTNGEVAYKFWKISEKQSPLFQLNGNTGEISTAKSLDYEECAFYDMEIQAEDGGALKDRTKVLISVEDVNDNRPEVTITSLFSPVREDAPQGTVIVLFNAHDRDSGKNGQVVCSIKEILPFQLEKSVEDYYRLLTVQNLDREKTSEYNITVTATDRGTPSLSMEIDITLHVVDVNDNPPSFSQTSYSVYLPENNLRSTSIFSVTAHDPDSNENARVVYSLVEDTIQGAPLSSYVSINSNTGVLYALHSFDYEQFRDLQMQVRASDSGDPPLSSNVSLSLFVLDQNDNMPEILYPMLPTDGSTGVELAPRSAEPGYLVTKVVAVDRDSGQNAWLSYRLLKASEPSLFAVGLHTGEVRTARALLDRDALKQSLVVAVQDHGQPPLSATVSLTVAVADSIPDILAELGSLESPASPDDSGLTLYLVVAVAAVSCVFLAFVIVLLALRLRRWHTSHLLQASGGGLAGVPTSHFVGVDGVRAFLQTYSHEAWLTADSRQSHVIFPQPNYADTLVSQESCEKSEPLCASDDSRFPIEDTPLVPQAPPNTDWRFSQAQRPGTSGSQNGDETGTWPNNQFDTEMLQAMILASASEAADGSSTLGGGAGTMGLSARYGPQFTLQHVPDYRQNVYIPGSNATLTNAAGKRDGKAPAGGNGNKKKSGKKEKK
- the LOC137759615 gene encoding protocadherin gamma-B6 isoform X17 — its product is MGGSCTQRRPAGRRQVLFPFLLPLFYPALCEQIRYSIPEELAKGSVVGNLAKDLGLSVLDVSARKLRVSAEKLLFNVDAESGDLLVKDRIDREQICKERRRCELQLEAVVENPLNIFHIIVVVEDINDHAPQFDKKEIHLEIFESVSSGARISLDPATDPDINTNSVKDYQLSPNPYFSLMVRVNSDGGKYPELSLEKPLDREEQRSHSLILTALDGGGPPRSATAHIEISVKDTNDNPPVFSKDEYRISVSENLPPGSSVLLVTATDQDEGANAEIHYYFRSTAQSTRHMFSLDEKTGLIKNNQSLDFEDIERYTMEVEAKDGGGLSTQCKVIIDILDENDNSPEIIITSLSDEILEGSLPGMVVALFKTRDRDSGGNGEVTCHIGRDVPFKIYSSSNNYYKLVTDGALDREQTLEYSVTITATDRGKPPLSSSTTITLHITDINDNAPIFHQAFYVVHVAENNPPGASIAQVSASDPDLGPNGHVSYSIVASDLEPRALSSYVSVSAQSGVVFAQRAFDHEQLRAFELTLQARDHGSPALSANVSLRVLVGDRNDNAPRVLYPALGPDGSALFDTVPRAAQPGYLVTKVVAVDADSGHNAWLSYHVLQASEPGLFSVGLRTGEVRTARVLGDRDAARQRLLVAVRDGGQPPLSATATLLLVFADSLQEALPDLSDHPEPTDPQAELRFYLVVALALISVLFLLAVILAIAPHLRCSSSPSAWGCFQPGVCVKSGPVVPPNYSEGTLPYSYNLCVAHTGKTEFNFLRCSDPLHSTQDIVCGDSPGALIPLQSGNDLTSHPETLTPQAPPNTDWRFSQAQRPGTSGSQNGDETGTWPNNQFDTEMLQAMILASASEAADGSSTLGGGAGTMGLSARYGPQFTLQHVPDYRQNVYIPGSNATLTNAAGKRDGKAPAGGNGNKKKSGKKEKK
- the LOC137759615 gene encoding protocadherin gamma-B6 isoform X21, which gives rise to MGGSCTQRRPAGRRQVLFPFLLPLFYPALCEQIRYSIPEELAKGSVVGNLAKDLGLSVLDVSARKLRVSAEKLLFNVDAESGDLLVKDRIDREQICKERRRCELQLEAVVENPLNIFHIIVVVEDINDHAPQFDKKEIHLEIFESVSSGARISLDPATDPDINTNSVKDYQLSPNPYFSLMVRVNSDGGKYPELSLEKPLDREEQRSHSLILTALDGGGPPRSATAHIEISVKDTNDNPPVFSKDEYRISVSENLPPGSSVLLVTATDQDEGANAEIHYYFRSTAQSTRHMFSLDEKTGLIKNNQSLDFEDIERYTMEVEAKDGGGLSTQCKVIIDILDENDNSPEIIITSLSDEILEGSLPGMVVALFKTRDRDSGGNGEVTCHIGRDVPFKIYSSSNNYYKLVTDGALDREQTLEYSVTITATDRGKPPLSSSTTITLHITDINDNAPIFHQAFYVVHVAENNPPGASIAQVSASDPDLGPNGHVSYSIVASDLEPRALSSYVSVSAQSGVVFAQRAFDHEQLRAFELTLQARDHGSPALSANVSLRVLVGDRNDNAPRVLYPALGPDGSALFDTVPRAAQPGYLVTKVVAVDADSGHNAWLSYHVLQASEPGLFSVGLRTGEVRTARVLGDRDAARQRLLVAVRDGGQPPLSATATLLLVFADSLQEALPDLSDHPEPTDPQAELRFYLVVALALISVLFLLAVILAIAPHLRCSSSPSAWGCFQPGVCVKSGPVVPPNYSEGTLPYSYNLCVAHTGKTEFNFLRCSDPLHSTQDIVCGDSPGALIPLQSGNDLTSHPETLTPWVQ